Proteins found in one Paenibacillus sp. FSL R10-2782 genomic segment:
- the fabV gene encoding enoyl-ACP reductase FabV codes for MIIKPKIRGFICTTAHPVGCAAHVNTQINYIKNSTSLQGAKKVLVIGASTGYGLASRIAASFGMGADTIGVSYERPASEGRTASAGWYNTVAFERAARAAGYIAESINGDAFSHEIKQETLKLVKEKLGKVDLIVYSVASPRRTHPDTGETFNSVLKPIGQPFSDKTVNTNTGVVSEITLEPATEEEIENTITVMGGEDWSLWLKALEEADLLAEGVTTLAYSYIGPEITEAIYRKGTIGQAKNDLEATAHTLTKQLERYDGKAYVSVNKALVTQSSSAIPVVPLYISLLFKVMKEKGLHEGCIEQAQRLFGKLYSGATVETDEEGRIRLDNWEMRADVQQAVQEAWSGITTENVSERGDLEQYRLDFLQLFGFGFDEIDYELDVNPDIQ; via the coding sequence ATGATTATTAAACCGAAAATCCGTGGTTTCATATGTACGACTGCACATCCTGTAGGATGTGCGGCTCATGTTAATACTCAGATCAACTACATCAAAAACAGCACATCACTACAAGGAGCTAAAAAGGTACTTGTCATTGGGGCATCTACTGGATATGGGCTGGCTTCTCGTATTGCTGCGAGCTTCGGTATGGGAGCGGACACCATAGGTGTATCTTATGAACGTCCCGCATCAGAGGGGCGCACGGCTTCAGCAGGCTGGTATAATACCGTAGCCTTTGAAAGAGCAGCCAGAGCGGCTGGCTACATAGCAGAAAGCATTAATGGAGACGCTTTTTCCCATGAAATCAAGCAGGAGACGTTGAAACTGGTTAAGGAAAAGCTGGGTAAGGTAGATCTGATTGTGTATAGTGTTGCCTCACCACGACGGACGCATCCCGATACGGGTGAAACCTTCAACTCCGTTCTCAAGCCCATCGGGCAGCCCTTTTCTGATAAAACGGTGAATACCAATACTGGTGTCGTATCGGAGATTACGCTGGAACCGGCTACAGAGGAGGAAATCGAAAATACGATAACGGTAATGGGGGGCGAAGATTGGTCCTTATGGCTAAAAGCGCTGGAAGAAGCTGATCTGCTGGCTGAAGGGGTAACCACACTGGCTTACTCGTATATTGGTCCAGAGATCACAGAGGCCATTTACCGTAAAGGAACCATTGGCCAAGCCAAAAATGACTTGGAGGCCACAGCGCATACCTTAACGAAGCAACTGGAGCGTTATGATGGAAAAGCCTACGTTTCTGTAAATAAAGCTTTGGTTACACAGTCCAGCTCGGCTATTCCAGTTGTACCTCTGTATATTTCTTTGCTGTTTAAGGTTATGAAGGAAAAGGGTTTGCATGAGGGCTGTATCGAGCAAGCGCAGCGTCTGTTCGGGAAGCTATATAGTGGAGCGACAGTGGAAACCGATGAGGAAGGGCGCATTCGTCTGGACAACTGGGAAATGAGAGCCGATGTGCAGCAGGCTGTCCAAGAGGCTTGGTCCGGAATCACTACAGAAAATGTGTCTGAACGGGGCGACCTTGAACAATATCGTCTCGATTTCCTTCAGTTGTTTGGATTCGGGTTTGATGAAATTGATTATGAATTGGATGTAAATCCAGATATTCAGTAG
- a CDS encoding sn-glycerol-1-phosphate dehydrogenase has protein sequence MNMNEQIKQWNEEAQANNTDHPYRKVELFIEVRDGALEAVVPYLKQQNYHHVTLVEDEYTSAAAGKKVTQRIRDAGLVVDVVRLPPNAVGDVIADEGYIVKVLLGVADESQAVLAVGSGTIHDLVRFACYKMNRPFLSVPTAASVDGFTSAGAPLIVGGSKQTFQAVPPEAIFADLSVLANAPQAMTAAGFGDMLGKFTSLADWQVSRDLGGEPYSPLANRITEEALRACVEHVDEIAAGSQAGVEVLMNALIASGISMLMIDHSRPASGGEHHISHRIEMDFIAEGRKQVLHGAKVGVASTLLADLYRDLAASQAVDALEVYRTLPTSEQMRAWLTQVGGPSTIAELGVSEEQLARALRTAHTLRNRYTGLKYMNDHQLLRS, from the coding sequence ATGAATATGAATGAGCAGATCAAGCAGTGGAACGAAGAGGCACAAGCGAACAACACCGATCACCCTTATCGAAAGGTAGAATTGTTTATTGAGGTGCGTGATGGAGCACTTGAAGCCGTCGTCCCTTATTTGAAGCAACAGAATTACCATCATGTGACGCTGGTAGAGGATGAATACACTTCTGCGGCGGCAGGGAAAAAGGTGACGCAACGGATACGTGATGCAGGTTTGGTGGTCGATGTGGTTCGGTTGCCTCCCAATGCTGTGGGGGATGTGATTGCAGATGAAGGCTATATCGTAAAGGTGTTGTTGGGCGTGGCAGATGAGAGTCAGGCTGTACTGGCCGTAGGCTCCGGCACTATTCATGATCTGGTTCGCTTCGCATGCTATAAAATGAATCGTCCGTTTCTGTCGGTGCCGACGGCCGCTTCTGTGGATGGATTCACATCGGCAGGCGCGCCGTTGATTGTGGGCGGCAGCAAGCAGACATTCCAGGCTGTTCCGCCGGAAGCGATCTTTGCTGATCTATCCGTACTGGCGAATGCGCCACAAGCGATGACTGCCGCAGGCTTTGGCGATATGCTCGGCAAATTCACCTCATTAGCCGATTGGCAGGTGTCCAGAGATTTGGGGGGCGAGCCCTATTCGCCTCTAGCTAACCGAATCACGGAAGAGGCGCTGCGGGCCTGTGTAGAGCATGTTGATGAGATTGCGGCGGGTAGCCAGGCAGGTGTCGAAGTGCTGATGAACGCGCTGATCGCATCAGGCATTTCCATGCTGATGATTGATCATTCCCGTCCAGCATCGGGGGGAGAGCACCACATTTCTCACCGAATTGAAATGGATTTTATTGCAGAGGGGCGCAAGCAAGTTTTGCATGGTGCCAAAGTGGGCGTAGCTTCAACTTTACTGGCGGACTTGTACAGGGACCTGGCTGCGAGCCAAGCTGTGGATGCTTTGGAGGTATATCGAACCTTGCCAACGTCAGAGCAGATGCGTGCATGGCTGACTCAGGTCGGCGGTCCATCTACGATTGCCGAGCTGGGCGTAAGCGAGGAGCAGCTTGCGCGTGCACTTCGTACGGCTCATACTCTGCGTAATCGCTATACAGGGCTCAAGTATATGAACGATCATCAATTGCTTCGCTCATAA
- a CDS encoding GntR family transcriptional regulator, with the protein MAPKYIQVKQEILSWIHSSRLEPQSQLPSEHEMSEQFAVSRQTVRQALGELVQEGWLFRMQGKGTFVATRDSKQPEDPRTIGVVTTYISDYIFPSIVQGIESKLSRQGYKLLLSSTGNDPEQERQCLEMLLSQPLSGIIIEPTKSGERNPNLNYYLTLENRQIPYLMINARYEEMDAPCLRVDDEKGGFLAAEHLIKLGHRRLAGFFKTDDMQGILRMKGFVAAHRKYGVTLHPNAVTTYRTEEKNEVPLQRASALLSMEPEERPTGWVTYNDELAVRLLDIVRSAGLSIPGDLSLVGFDDSFLATATEIKLTTIRHPKEELGFRAADTILSMIEEKGFREEDRQWIIPPELIIRESTGPVASDV; encoded by the coding sequence ATGGCGCCCAAATATATACAAGTTAAACAGGAAATTTTGTCATGGATTCATTCATCCAGGCTGGAGCCTCAAAGCCAGCTTCCATCTGAGCATGAAATGTCTGAGCAATTTGCGGTTAGTCGGCAAACCGTGCGTCAGGCGTTAGGTGAGCTGGTGCAGGAAGGTTGGCTGTTTCGCATGCAGGGCAAGGGGACCTTTGTCGCCACACGGGATAGCAAGCAGCCCGAGGACCCACGGACGATCGGGGTCGTTACGACCTATATATCCGATTATATTTTTCCGTCGATAGTGCAGGGAATTGAGTCCAAATTAAGTCGTCAGGGCTATAAGCTACTGCTGTCAAGCACAGGCAATGACCCCGAGCAGGAACGGCAGTGTTTGGAAATGCTGTTAAGTCAGCCCTTGAGCGGGATTATTATTGAGCCGACGAAAAGTGGGGAGCGCAATCCTAATCTGAATTATTACCTGACCTTGGAAAATCGCCAAATTCCTTATTTAATGATCAATGCGCGGTATGAGGAAATGGATGCGCCATGTCTGCGTGTAGATGATGAGAAGGGTGGATTTTTAGCGGCTGAGCATCTGATTAAGCTGGGACATCGGCGGTTAGCCGGGTTTTTCAAGACAGATGATATGCAGGGAATTCTTCGTATGAAGGGATTTGTGGCCGCCCACCGTAAATATGGGGTTACGCTGCATCCGAATGCAGTGACCACCTACCGGACAGAAGAAAAAAATGAGGTTCCGTTACAGCGTGCGTCTGCACTGTTGAGTATGGAGCCGGAAGAGCGCCCTACTGGATGGGTAACCTATAATGACGAGCTGGCTGTGCGTTTGTTGGACATTGTGCGTTCGGCGGGTCTGAGCATTCCGGGCGATTTGTCGCTGGTGGGGTTTGATGACTCTTTTTTGGCAACGGCAACGGAAATCAAGCTAACTACAATCCGCCATCCCAAAGAAGAACTGGGATTTCGCGCTGCTGATACAATATTGTCGATGATCGAAGAAAAGGGCTTCCGCGAAGAGGATCGCCAGTGGATTATTCCACCAGAGCTGATTATCCGTGAATCGACGGGTCCTGTTGCCAGTGACGTATAA
- the araD gene encoding L-ribulose-5-phosphate 4-epimerase: protein MLEQLKQEVWEANLALPKHGLVTFTWGNVSGIDREQGLVVIKPSGVAYEELKAEQLVVLNLQGDIVEGDLRPSSDTPTHLALYRAFPQIGGIVHTHSSWATSWAQAGRAIPALGTTQGDYFYGAIPCTRAMTSEEIAGEYELETGHVIIETFQDISPADIPGVLVNQHAPFAWGKNADDAVHNAVVLEEVAKMAYRSFALNPELTSMDQALLDKHFLRKHGANAYYGQTKKEETHK, encoded by the coding sequence ATGTTAGAACAATTAAAACAGGAAGTATGGGAGGCCAATCTGGCTCTTCCCAAGCATGGTCTGGTTACTTTTACGTGGGGAAATGTAAGCGGTATCGACCGTGAGCAGGGGCTGGTTGTAATTAAGCCAAGTGGTGTGGCCTATGAGGAGCTGAAAGCAGAGCAATTGGTCGTACTCAATTTGCAAGGCGATATTGTCGAAGGGGACCTTCGTCCTTCATCGGATACACCAACACATCTGGCACTGTACCGTGCTTTTCCACAAATAGGCGGTATTGTACACACGCATTCCTCTTGGGCCACAAGCTGGGCGCAGGCAGGACGCGCGATTCCTGCATTAGGGACAACACAGGGTGATTATTTTTATGGAGCGATTCCGTGTACTCGCGCGATGACTTCAGAGGAAATTGCCGGAGAGTATGAGCTGGAGACGGGACATGTGATCATTGAGACGTTTCAGGATATTAGTCCGGCGGATATTCCAGGTGTACTCGTTAATCAGCACGCACCGTTCGCTTGGGGGAAAAATGCCGATGATGCCGTTCATAATGCGGTGGTGCTGGAGGAAGTAGCCAAGATGGCGTACCGTTCCTTCGCGCTGAACCCGGAATTAACTTCCATGGATCAGGCGCTGCTGGATAAGCATTTTCTGCGCAAGCATGGAGCGAACGCTTACTACGGTCAAACGAAAAAGGAGGAGACACACAAATGA